AGAGGCGAGCCGGTTAACGGGAAGCTCTCGCGCAGACGGCGCGTGAGATAGCGCTTGTAATGCTCGGGCACCAAGTCCGGCTCGTTGGAATATACGGCGATCACCGGGGGACAGGTCTGCACCTGGGTGCAGTAGAGCAGCCGGATGTGCTTGCCGCTCACCGAGGGGGGATGGCTGCGGGCCACCGCCTCGCGCAGCGCCTCGTTCAGCCGCGCCGTGGCGATGCTCCGCGCCCGCTCCTGGCTCACCTCGAGCGCCAGGTCGAGGAGGCGGCTCACCCGCTGGCCCGTGAGCGCCGAGATGAACACCATCGGCGCGAACTCCAGGTTCGGGTTGTCGGCTTTCAATCCGGACTCGATCTTCGCCGGAAGGTTCGTTTCCTTGTTCTCGACCAAGTCCCATTTGTTCAGGGCCAGGATCAGCCCCTTGCCGTTGTCCACGGCCATGTTGGCGATGCGCAGGTCCTGACGGTTGGGGGGCTCGCGGCTGTCCAGCAGAAGGATCGTCACGTCGCAGCGCTCGATCGAGTGCACGGTGCGCAGCAGGGTGTAGTAATCCAGGCCCACGCTGGTTTTCATCTTGCGTCTCAGCCCCGCCGTGTCGATCAGCACCAGCGTACGCCCGTTGTATATCAGCGGTGTGTCCACCGGGTCACGGGTCGTGCCGGGGATGTCACTCACCAGCATTCGGTTCTCGCCGCACAGACGGTTGACCAGCGAACTCTTGCCAACGTTTGGCTGGCCGATCACCGCCACCAGCACGGCGTCCTCGGGCAGCGGGGCGGGACGGGCCTCGCTGGGCGGAAGGGCCGACACCATCAGGTCCAGAAGGTCGCCGATACGCGTCCCCTCCATGGCCGAAATGGCCACGGCGCGCTCGAACCCCCAGCGGTGGAATTCCGCCGGGAGAGCGCGCGCGCCGCCGTCGATCTTGTTCACCGCCAGGACCACCGGCTTGCCGGTGCGGCGGAACATCTCCACCAGGTCATCCTCCTGTGCGGTGGGGCCCTCACGGCCATCCACCACGAACAGCAGGACATCCGCCTGCTCGATGGCGGCGTCCACCTGGTGGCGCACCTCCACCTCGAACTCGCCCAGCACCTCGGCCAGGATTCCGGCCGTGTCGACCAGTTCGAAGGCCTCACCGGCCCACTCGACCGGG
Above is a window of bacterium DNA encoding:
- the der gene encoding ribosome biogenesis GTPase Der, whose translation is MKSLPLVAVVGRPNVGKSTLFNRLVGRRVAIVDSTPGVTRDRLYAPVEWAGEAFELVDTAGILAEVLGEFEVEVRHQVDAAIEQADVLLFVVDGREGPTAQEDDLVEMFRRTGKPVVLAVNKIDGGARALPAEFHRWGFERAVAISAMEGTRIGDLLDLMVSALPPSEARPAPLPEDAVLVAVIGQPNVGKSSLVNRLCGENRMLVSDIPGTTRDPVDTPLIYNGRTLVLIDTAGLRRKMKTSVGLDYYTLLRTVHSIERCDVTILLLDSREPPNRQDLRIANMAVDNGKGLILALNKWDLVENKETNLPAKIESGLKADNPNLEFAPMVFISALTGQRVSRLLDLALEVSQERARSIATARLNEALREAVARSHPPSVSGKHIRLLYCTQVQTCPPVIAVYSNEPDLVPEHYKRYLTRRLRESFPLTGSPLRLDFRKSARKPRETES